Proteins encoded within one genomic window of Brachybacterium sp. P6-10-X1:
- a CDS encoding SDR family oxidoreductase produces MTDAYTRFVRSAPGTLLAKQLGLPRPAPLPRREDRPEPVLGPVVVLGESEGADQIARELLDWGADVRRRFEELRSVGTVIAVLDEIAAPADLSRILLPLAGAMRSLAPGSRVVTISRPARGEDPSRDAARGGVEGFLRSLAHEMRAGGTANGILAADGVGLTAPGVLGSLRFLLSARSAFVTGQLLRVSSTAGSTTEDREHPLAGRTALVTGAARGIGAAIARTLADDGARLVVLDVPGAGTELSRLANELRAVPIQLDVTAPDAGQRLVAALRDRDLTLDVVVLNAGITRDKLFANMTAERWDPVLAVNIASQISLTDALIAAGEAGEAGEAGEAGEAGGAGGAGGTGGVLGDQPRVISLASTSGIAGNRGQTNYAASKAGVIAFVDALATRLEALGGTANAVAPGFIETEMTARMPALTREVARRVNSLQQGGLPVDVAETISFLASAEAGGLRGETVRVCGQNMVGK; encoded by the coding sequence ATGACCGACGCCTACACCCGTTTCGTCCGTTCCGCCCCCGGCACGCTCCTCGCGAAGCAGCTCGGCCTGCCCCGCCCCGCGCCGCTGCCGCGCCGGGAGGACCGCCCCGAGCCAGTGCTCGGCCCGGTCGTCGTGCTCGGCGAGTCCGAGGGCGCGGACCAGATCGCCCGCGAGCTGCTGGACTGGGGCGCCGATGTGCGCCGCCGCTTCGAGGAGCTGCGCAGCGTCGGCACCGTGATCGCGGTGCTCGACGAGATCGCCGCCCCCGCCGACCTCAGTCGCATCCTGCTGCCGCTGGCCGGCGCCATGCGCTCGCTCGCCCCGGGATCGCGGGTGGTGACCATCTCGCGACCGGCGCGCGGCGAGGACCCGTCCCGGGACGCCGCCCGCGGCGGGGTCGAGGGGTTCCTGCGCTCGCTCGCCCATGAGATGCGCGCCGGCGGGACGGCGAACGGGATCCTCGCCGCCGACGGCGTGGGCCTGACCGCGCCCGGCGTGCTGGGCTCGCTGCGATTCCTGCTCTCGGCCCGCAGCGCCTTCGTGACCGGCCAGCTGCTGCGCGTCTCCTCGACGGCGGGTTCGACGACCGAGGACCGCGAGCACCCGCTGGCCGGGCGCACAGCCCTGGTCACCGGCGCGGCCCGCGGCATCGGGGCGGCCATCGCCCGCACCCTCGCCGACGACGGAGCCCGTCTGGTCGTGCTCGACGTGCCCGGTGCGGGCACGGAACTCTCGCGCCTGGCCAACGAGCTGCGCGCCGTGCCGATCCAGCTCGACGTCACCGCACCGGACGCGGGGCAGCGCCTGGTCGCCGCGCTGCGGGACCGGGACCTGACGCTCGACGTCGTGGTGCTGAACGCCGGCATCACGCGAGACAAGCTGTTCGCCAACATGACGGCCGAGCGCTGGGATCCGGTGCTCGCCGTGAACATCGCCAGCCAGATCAGCCTCACCGATGCCCTGATCGCGGCAGGTGAAGCAGGTGAAGCAGGTGAAGCAGGTGAAGCAGGTGAGGCAGGCGGGGCCGGCGGAGCGGGCGGCACCGGTGGGGTCCTCGGCGACCAGCCCCGGGTGATCTCGCTGGCCTCCACCAGCGGCATCGCCGGCAACCGCGGGCAGACCAACTATGCCGCCTCCAAGGCCGGGGTGATCGCCTTCGTCGACGCCCTCGCCACGCGGCTCGAGGCCCTCGGAGGCACCGCGAACGCGGTCGCCCCCGGGTTCATCGAGACCGAGATGACGGCGCGGATGCCGGCTCTGACGCGCGAGGTGGCACGCCGGGTGAACTCGCTGCAGCAGGGCGGGCTGCCCGTCGACGTCGCCGAGACGATCTCCTTCCTCGCCTCCGCGGAGGCCGGGGGCCTGCGCGGTGAGACCGTGCGGGTGTGCGGTCAGAACATGGTGGGGAAGTGA
- a CDS encoding acetyl-CoA C-acetyltransferase, with protein MTVSDVPSDALILGGNRIPFARSGGPYAGISNQDMLTAALEGLVARYGLQGAKLGEVAGGAVLKLAGDLNLTRESALGTPLDPRTPAIDVSRACATSLETVVRVSNKIQLGQIDSGIACGVDSASDSPIEVTPRLRRILHRAFAAKSAGQRLKALTAIRPADLAPVPPRNGEPRTGLSMGEHQAQTAAHWGVTRQAQDELALASHQKLAAAYDAGFFDDLVTGYRGLSRDQNLRPDSTLEKLGSLKPVFGVSSPEVPEPTMTAGNSTPLSDGASSVLMGSRPWADERGLTPLARVVDARSAAVDFVHGAEGLLMAPAYAVPELLDANGLTLGDLDFYEIHEAFASTVLATLSAWESEEFCREKLGRGGALGAIDRSKLNVTGSSLAAGHPFAATGGRITATLAKLLHQKEVETGRVQRGLISVCAAAGQGTVVLLESVAD; from the coding sequence GTGACCGTTTCCGACGTTCCCAGCGATGCGCTGATCCTGGGAGGCAATCGCATCCCGTTCGCCCGCTCCGGCGGACCCTACGCCGGGATCTCCAACCAGGACATGCTGACCGCCGCGCTCGAGGGCCTCGTCGCCCGGTACGGACTGCAGGGCGCGAAGCTCGGCGAGGTCGCGGGCGGCGCGGTGCTCAAGCTCGCCGGGGACCTCAACCTCACGCGCGAGAGCGCGCTGGGCACGCCCCTGGACCCGCGCACCCCCGCGATCGACGTCTCCCGAGCCTGTGCGACCAGCCTCGAGACCGTGGTCCGGGTGTCGAACAAGATCCAGCTGGGCCAGATCGACTCCGGCATCGCCTGCGGCGTCGACTCCGCCTCGGACTCCCCGATCGAGGTCACCCCGCGCCTGCGCCGCATCCTGCACCGCGCCTTCGCCGCCAAGAGCGCGGGGCAGCGCCTCAAGGCGCTCACGGCGATCCGCCCCGCGGACCTCGCCCCGGTCCCGCCCCGCAACGGCGAACCGCGCACGGGGCTGTCGATGGGCGAGCACCAGGCGCAGACCGCCGCTCACTGGGGCGTCACCCGCCAGGCCCAGGACGAGCTGGCGCTGGCCTCGCACCAGAAGCTCGCCGCCGCCTACGACGCGGGTTTCTTCGACGACCTGGTCACCGGCTACCGCGGCCTGTCCCGGGACCAGAACCTGCGCCCCGACTCCACTCTCGAGAAGCTCGGGTCCCTGAAGCCCGTCTTCGGGGTGAGCAGCCCCGAGGTCCCCGAGCCGACGATGACCGCCGGCAACTCCACCCCGCTCAGCGACGGCGCCTCCTCGGTGCTGATGGGAAGCCGGCCGTGGGCCGACGAGCGCGGACTGACCCCGCTGGCCCGCGTGGTCGACGCACGCAGCGCCGCGGTCGACTTCGTGCACGGCGCCGAGGGCCTGCTGATGGCCCCCGCCTATGCGGTGCCCGAGCTGCTGGACGCCAACGGACTCACCCTGGGAGACCTCGACTTCTACGAGATCCATGAGGCCTTCGCCTCCACCGTGCTGGCGACCCTGTCCGCCTGGGAGTCCGAGGAGTTCTGCCGCGAGAAGCTCGGCCGCGGTGGTGCGCTGGGAGCGATCGACCGCAGCAAGCTCAACGTCACCGGCTCCTCGCTCGCGGCCGGGCACCCCTTCGCCGCGACCGGCGGGCGCATCACGGCGACCCTCGCCAAGCTGCTGCACCAGAAGGAGGTCGAGACCGGCCGGGTCCAGCGCGGCCTGATCTCCGTGTGCGCCGCCGCCGGCCAGGGCACCGTCGTCCTGCTCGAGTCCGTCGCCGACTGA
- a CDS encoding TetR/AcrR family transcriptional regulator, which produces MNATTQAPVDGRSARWARHREERRAELLDVARHLIHASGPDVTMEDIAAASGTSKSIVYRYFEDKATLQQALGRSILAAMHTKLLEEMAALESAVGREPEPEERLHAMIRAYVETAQRSPGVYRFVTRPSDGLNHFLGSVSRLVTTFLPDEVPSPRIWARGAVGFVESAVDAWMTDVENDADRTAPQEGPARQGAPTTPISSDQLVTRLVTWLMKGMHA; this is translated from the coding sequence GTGAATGCGACGACGCAAGCCCCCGTGGACGGACGATCGGCCCGCTGGGCACGCCACCGGGAGGAGAGGCGCGCCGAGCTGCTCGACGTGGCCCGACATCTCATCCACGCCAGCGGCCCCGACGTGACGATGGAGGACATCGCCGCGGCCTCCGGCACCTCGAAATCGATCGTCTACCGCTACTTCGAGGACAAGGCGACCCTCCAGCAGGCGCTCGGACGCAGCATCCTGGCCGCGATGCACACCAAGCTGCTCGAGGAGATGGCCGCGCTCGAATCCGCAGTCGGCCGCGAGCCGGAGCCCGAGGAGCGCCTGCACGCCATGATCCGCGCCTACGTGGAGACCGCACAGCGCTCCCCCGGCGTCTACCGCTTCGTCACCCGGCCCAGCGACGGGCTGAACCACTTCCTCGGCTCCGTCTCCCGGCTCGTCACCACCTTCCTGCCCGACGAGGTCCCCTCCCCGCGGATCTGGGCGCGCGGCGCCGTCGGCTTCGTCGAGAGCGCGGTCGACGCCTGGATGACCGACGTCGAGAACGACGCGGACCGCACCGCCCCGCAGGAGGGCCCCGCCCGTCAGGGCGCCCCCACCACCCCGATCTCCTCCGACCAGCTCGTCACCCGACTCGTCACCTGGCTCATGAAGGGAATGCACGCATGA
- a CDS encoding acyl-CoA dehydrogenase encodes MTAHTDHAPTESAPSSAVPTGPIPLPPQGGDRLDIEAVSEALLGSWAESRRAARERAARPEFHRPLDATVAEHRERTFAQMRTLAAEDVSHPMLPEHLGGPNDNGANVAAFEELVVADPSLQIKAGVQWGLFTSAIVQLGDEEQQKAWVPDAMSLAVPGAFAMTEIGHGSDVQSLATTATYDPTTEEWVLNTPFRAAWKEFLGNAALHAKAATVFARLITRGVDHGVHCFYVPVRDADGELLPGVASEDDGPKGGLNGIDNGRLAFDHVRVPRTNLLNRYGDVAADGTYTSPIESPGRRFFTMLGTLVQGRVSLDGSANRAGQLALHIAITYATQRRQFTAADPTQETVLMDYQAHLHRLLPKLAATYAGTFAHEQLLHAFDDVFSGRGDDPEAREDLETLAATLKPTSTRLALDTIQECREACGGAGFIAENQLVGLHQDLDVYATFEGDNTVLLQLVAKRLLSDYTSELKNVDRAGIGRYIAQRAEVLAKRHTPWARLGQDFSDRGNPRRASDSMREADFQEGMLADRARVKVEEVALALRSATKMDPADAAAEVNKHQVEMLEAARAHADLVRWHAFTAAIERFEDAGTRAVLTDVRDLFGLSTIEDDLAWFLLSGMISTQRGRQIDADLRRLLWRLRPHVLDLVAAFDIRPGHVRAPIALGGEHERQEEAAAYFRAQRADADAPVSEKALRDREKQRRKQAAGR; translated from the coding sequence ATGACTGCCCATACCGATCACGCCCCCACCGAATCCGCGCCGAGCTCCGCCGTCCCCACCGGCCCGATCCCGCTGCCGCCCCAGGGAGGCGACCGCCTCGACATCGAGGCGGTCAGCGAGGCCCTGCTGGGTTCCTGGGCCGAGAGCCGCCGCGCCGCCCGCGAGCGCGCCGCCCGCCCCGAGTTCCACCGCCCGCTCGACGCGACCGTCGCCGAGCACCGCGAGCGCACCTTCGCGCAGATGCGGACCCTCGCCGCGGAGGACGTCTCCCACCCGATGCTGCCCGAGCACCTCGGCGGCCCCAACGACAACGGCGCCAACGTCGCCGCCTTCGAGGAGCTGGTGGTCGCCGATCCCTCCCTGCAGATCAAGGCCGGCGTGCAGTGGGGGCTGTTCACCTCCGCCATCGTCCAGCTCGGCGACGAGGAGCAGCAGAAGGCGTGGGTCCCCGACGCGATGAGCCTGGCCGTCCCCGGCGCCTTCGCCATGACGGAGATCGGTCATGGCTCCGACGTGCAGTCGCTGGCGACCACCGCGACCTACGACCCGACGACCGAGGAGTGGGTGCTGAACACCCCCTTCCGTGCTGCGTGGAAGGAGTTCCTGGGCAACGCCGCGCTGCATGCGAAGGCCGCCACGGTCTTCGCCCGACTGATCACCCGGGGCGTCGACCACGGCGTGCACTGCTTCTACGTCCCGGTGCGCGACGCCGACGGTGAGCTGCTGCCCGGCGTGGCCAGCGAGGACGACGGCCCCAAGGGCGGCCTGAACGGCATCGACAACGGCCGCCTGGCCTTCGATCACGTCCGGGTGCCGCGCACGAACCTGCTCAACCGCTACGGCGACGTCGCCGCCGACGGCACCTACACCTCCCCGATCGAGTCCCCCGGCCGCCGCTTCTTCACCATGCTGGGCACCCTGGTCCAGGGGCGGGTGTCGCTGGACGGCTCCGCGAACCGGGCCGGCCAGCTCGCCCTGCACATCGCGATCACCTACGCCACCCAGCGCCGCCAGTTCACCGCCGCCGACCCCACCCAGGAGACGGTGCTGATGGACTACCAGGCGCATCTGCACCGCCTGCTGCCCAAGCTCGCCGCCACCTATGCCGGGACCTTCGCCCACGAGCAGCTGCTGCACGCCTTCGACGACGTGTTCTCCGGTCGCGGGGACGACCCCGAGGCCCGCGAGGACCTGGAGACCCTCGCCGCCACGCTCAAGCCCACCTCCACCCGCCTGGCGCTGGACACCATCCAGGAGTGCCGCGAAGCCTGCGGCGGGGCCGGCTTCATCGCCGAGAACCAGCTGGTGGGCCTCCACCAGGACCTCGACGTCTACGCCACCTTCGAGGGCGACAACACGGTGCTGCTGCAGCTGGTGGCCAAGCGCCTGCTCAGCGACTACACCTCCGAGCTGAAGAACGTCGACCGCGCCGGCATCGGCCGCTACATCGCCCAGCGCGCCGAGGTGCTCGCCAAGCGTCACACGCCCTGGGCACGCCTCGGCCAGGACTTCTCCGACCGCGGCAACCCTCGGCGCGCCTCCGATTCCATGCGCGAGGCGGACTTCCAGGAGGGGATGCTCGCCGATCGCGCCCGGGTGAAGGTCGAGGAGGTCGCCCTCGCTCTGCGCTCGGCGACGAAGATGGATCCCGCCGATGCCGCCGCGGAGGTCAACAAGCATCAGGTGGAGATGCTGGAGGCCGCCCGTGCCCACGCCGACCTGGTCCGCTGGCACGCCTTCACCGCCGCCATCGAGCGCTTCGAGGACGCGGGCACCCGTGCGGTGCTCACCGATGTGCGCGACCTGTTCGGGCTGAGCACCATCGAGGACGACCTCGCCTGGTTCCTGCTCAGCGGCATGATCTCCACGCAGCGCGGTCGCCAGATCGACGCGGATCTGCGCCGGCTCCTGTGGCGGCTGCGCCCGCACGTCCTGGATCTCGTCGCCGCCTTCGACATCCGTCCCGGGCACGTCCGCGCTCCGATCGCCCTGGGCGGGGAGCACGAGCGACAGGAGGAGGCCGCCGCATACTTCCGTGCGCAGCGGGCCGACGCCGACGCACCGGTCAGCGAGAAGGCCCTGCGGGACCGCGAGAAGCAGCGTCGGAAGCAGGCTGCGGGCCGCTGA
- the purL gene encoding phosphoribosylformylglycinamidine synthase subunit PurL, whose product MTADDARPSSPAAPGDVDTTEHAAGTPGTTQPYADLGLKDDEYANIREILGRRPTNAELAMYSVMWSEHCSYKSSKKHLSTFGEHTTDEMRAKLLVGMGENAGVVDIGDGWAVTFKVESHNHPSYVEPYQGAATGVGGIVRDIISMGARPVAVMDQLRFGAIDHPDTARVVHGVVSGVGGYGNSLGLPNIGGETVFDASYQANPLVNALSIGVMRHEDIHLASATGPGNKVVLFGARTGGDGIGGASILASETFEEDGPVKRPSVQVGDPFMEKVLIECCLELFAAGTVEGIQDLGAAGISCATSELAANGRSGMHIHLEEVLLRDPTLTAGEILMSESQERMMAVVSPAKLAEFEAIVAKWDVEAAVIGEVTGDGRLTIDHHGHRIVDVDPATVAVDSPVYDRPYARPDWQDALQADRAEVLPRPEGPEQIGHAIRELISSPNLASKGWVTDQYDRYVGGNTALAMPDDAGVLRIDETTGRGVALATDANGRYTKLDPRTGAQLALAEAYRNVATAGARPLAVTDCLNFGSPEDPGPMWQLVEAIGGLAEACETLGVPVTGGNVSLYNSTGEPGRIDSAIHPTPVVGVLGVFDDVSTRLPSGWQADGESVILLGTTREELSGSAWAQVAHDHLGGLPPQVDLAAEAALAEVLIGASTDDLVSAAHDLSEGGLVQALVEAVTRFGTGASVDLAGLTDRDGVDLFTALFSESQGRALVSVPAATEQALLASAAAHGVPALRLGTTGGAELAIAGLEGLGIGALRELREGTLPRYFG is encoded by the coding sequence ATGACCGCTGACGACGCTCGCCCCTCCTCCCCCGCCGCGCCCGGGGACGTCGACACCACCGAGCATGCCGCCGGCACGCCCGGGACGACCCAGCCCTATGCGGACCTCGGTCTGAAGGACGACGAGTACGCGAACATCCGCGAGATCCTCGGCCGCCGCCCCACCAACGCCGAGCTCGCCATGTATTCGGTGATGTGGTCCGAGCACTGCTCCTACAAGTCCTCGAAGAAGCACCTGTCCACCTTCGGCGAGCACACCACCGACGAGATGCGCGCCAAGCTGCTGGTGGGCATGGGCGAGAACGCCGGCGTCGTCGACATCGGCGACGGCTGGGCGGTGACCTTCAAGGTCGAGTCGCACAACCACCCCAGCTACGTCGAGCCGTACCAGGGCGCCGCGACCGGCGTCGGCGGCATCGTGCGCGACATCATCTCCATGGGCGCGCGCCCCGTCGCCGTCATGGACCAGCTGCGCTTCGGGGCGATCGACCATCCCGACACCGCGCGCGTGGTCCACGGAGTGGTCTCCGGCGTCGGCGGCTACGGCAATTCCCTCGGCTTGCCCAATATCGGCGGCGAGACCGTCTTCGACGCCTCCTACCAGGCCAATCCGTTGGTCAATGCCCTGTCGATCGGCGTCATGCGCCATGAGGACATCCACCTCGCCTCCGCCACCGGGCCGGGCAACAAGGTCGTGCTGTTCGGCGCCCGCACCGGGGGCGACGGCATCGGCGGGGCCTCGATCCTCGCCTCGGAGACCTTCGAGGAGGACGGCCCCGTCAAGCGCCCCAGCGTCCAGGTGGGCGACCCGTTCATGGAGAAGGTCCTCATCGAGTGCTGCCTCGAGCTGTTCGCAGCCGGCACCGTCGAGGGCATCCAGGACCTCGGGGCCGCAGGCATCTCCTGCGCGACCAGCGAGCTGGCCGCCAACGGCCGCTCCGGCATGCACATCCACCTCGAGGAGGTGCTGCTGCGCGATCCCACCCTGACCGCCGGCGAGATCCTCATGAGCGAGTCCCAGGAGCGGATGATGGCCGTGGTCAGCCCCGCGAAGCTGGCCGAGTTCGAGGCGATCGTGGCGAAGTGGGACGTCGAGGCCGCGGTGATCGGCGAGGTCACCGGCGACGGACGGCTGACCATCGACCACCACGGCCACCGCATCGTCGACGTCGATCCCGCCACCGTCGCCGTCGACAGTCCCGTCTACGACCGCCCCTACGCACGGCCCGACTGGCAGGACGCGCTGCAGGCCGATCGGGCCGAGGTCCTGCCCCGCCCCGAGGGCCCCGAGCAGATCGGCCACGCGATCCGTGAGCTGATCAGCTCGCCGAACCTGGCGTCGAAGGGCTGGGTCACCGACCAGTACGACCGCTACGTGGGCGGCAACACGGCGCTGGCGATGCCCGACGACGCGGGCGTCCTGCGGATCGACGAGACCACCGGCCGCGGGGTGGCCCTCGCGACCGACGCCAACGGCCGCTACACCAAGCTCGATCCGCGCACCGGCGCCCAGCTCGCGCTCGCGGAGGCCTACCGCAACGTCGCCACCGCCGGCGCCCGCCCGCTGGCGGTCACGGACTGCCTGAACTTCGGCTCCCCCGAGGACCCGGGCCCCATGTGGCAGCTGGTCGAGGCGATCGGCGGCCTCGCCGAGGCCTGCGAGACGCTCGGGGTTCCGGTCACCGGCGGCAACGTCTCCCTGTACAACTCCACCGGCGAACCCGGTCGGATCGACTCCGCCATCCACCCCACCCCCGTCGTCGGCGTGCTCGGCGTGTTCGACGACGTCTCGACCCGCCTGCCCTCGGGCTGGCAGGCCGACGGCGAGTCCGTGATCCTGCTGGGGACCACCCGCGAGGAGCTCTCCGGCTCGGCCTGGGCCCAGGTGGCCCATGACCACCTCGGCGGACTGCCCCCGCAGGTCGATCTCGCCGCCGAGGCCGCTCTGGCCGAGGTGTTGATCGGGGCGAGCACCGACGACCTCGTCTCCGCCGCCCATGACCTGTCCGAGGGCGGTCTGGTGCAGGCCCTCGTCGAGGCCGTCACCCGTTTCGGCACCGGCGCCTCGGTGGACCTCGCCGGTCTGACCGACCGCGACGGCGTGGATCTGTTCACCGCGCTGTTCTCCGAGTCCCAGGGCCGGGCCCTGGTGTCCGTGCCGGCGGCCACGGAGCAGGCACTGCTGGCCTCGGCGGCCGCCCACGGCGTCCCGGCGCTGCGTCTGGGCACCACCGGCGGCGCGGAGCTCGCGATCGCCGGCCTCGAGGGCCTCGGGATCGGGGCCCTGCGCGAGCTGCGCGAGGGCACCCTCCCGCGCTACTTCGGCTGA
- the rplQ gene encoding 50S ribosomal protein L17 produces the protein MPAPTKGARLGGSPAHERMILSGLATELFRHKAITTTETKAKRLRPYAERLVTFAKKGDLSSRRRVMRTIRDRGVVYSLFEEIAPTFSDRPGGYTRITKVAPRKGDNAPMAVIELVQEEYSPKQAVVKEAEGAAKGASKADAAAAAEETVVDETAAQDPAEGSEETIATDVEDKLEDDDKA, from the coding sequence ATGCCTGCACCCACCAAGGGCGCGCGCCTCGGGGGATCCCCCGCACATGAGCGGATGATCCTCTCGGGGCTCGCCACCGAGCTGTTCCGCCACAAGGCGATCACCACGACGGAGACCAAGGCCAAGCGCCTGCGTCCCTACGCGGAGCGTCTGGTCACCTTCGCCAAGAAGGGGGACCTCTCCTCCCGTCGTCGCGTGATGCGCACGATCCGTGACCGCGGCGTCGTGTACTCGCTGTTCGAGGAGATCGCCCCGACCTTCTCGGACCGTCCCGGCGGCTACACCCGCATCACCAAGGTGGCCCCCCGCAAGGGCGACAACGCCCCGATGGCGGTCATCGAGCTGGTCCAGGAGGAGTACTCCCCGAAGCAGGCCGTGGTGAAGGAGGCCGAGGGCGCCGCCAAGGGCGCTTCGAAGGCCGACGCCGCCGCTGCCGCGGAGGAGACCGTCGTCGACGAGACCGCGGCCCAGGACCCGGCGGAGGGCTCCGAGGAGACCATCGCGACGGACGTCGAGGACAAGCTCGAGGACGACGACAAGGCCTGA
- a CDS encoding DNA-directed RNA polymerase subunit alpha, which translates to MLIAQRPTLTEEVVSDTRSRFVIEPLEPGFGYTLGNSLRRTLLSSIPGAAVTSIRIDGVLHEFSTVPGVKEDITEVILNVKNLVVSSENDEPVVMYLRREEAGHVTAADITPPAGVEIHNPDLHIATLNEKGRLEIELIVERGRGYVSAAQNKGVDGEIGRVPVDSIYSPVLKVTYKVEATRVEQRTDFDKLIVDVETKPAISPRDALASAGKTLVELFGLAHELNQEAEGIEIGPSPTDQALAADLALPINDLNLTVRSYNCLMREGVHTVGELTARSEADLLDIRNFGQKSIDEVKAKLADLGLSLKDSPAGFDPSAIESYSDDFGDQY; encoded by the coding sequence GTGCTCATTGCACAGCGCCCCACGCTGACCGAAGAGGTCGTGTCGGACACCCGGTCCCGGTTCGTCATCGAGCCGCTCGAGCCGGGCTTCGGCTACACCCTCGGCAACTCTCTGCGCCGCACCCTGCTGTCCTCCATCCCCGGTGCCGCGGTCACCTCGATCCGCATCGACGGCGTGCTGCACGAGTTCAGCACCGTCCCCGGGGTCAAGGAGGACATCACCGAGGTCATCCTCAACGTCAAGAACCTCGTGGTCTCCTCCGAGAACGATGAGCCTGTCGTGATGTACCTGCGCCGCGAGGAGGCCGGTCACGTGACCGCGGCCGACATCACCCCGCCCGCGGGGGTGGAGATCCACAACCCGGACCTCCACATCGCGACCCTCAACGAGAAGGGCCGGCTGGAGATCGAGCTGATCGTCGAGCGCGGTCGCGGCTATGTCTCGGCCGCCCAGAACAAGGGCGTCGACGGCGAGATCGGTCGGGTCCCCGTCGATTCGATCTACTCGCCCGTGCTCAAGGTGACCTACAAGGTCGAGGCGACCCGTGTCGAGCAGCGCACCGACTTCGACAAGCTGATCGTCGACGTCGAGACCAAGCCGGCCATCTCCCCGCGCGACGCGCTGGCCTCGGCCGGCAAGACGCTGGTGGAGCTGTTCGGGCTGGCCCACGAGCTGAACCAGGAGGCGGAGGGGATCGAGATCGGCCCGTCGCCGACCGACCAGGCGCTGGCTGCCGATCTGGCGCTGCCGATCAACGACCTCAACCTCACGGTGCGGTCGTACAACTGCCTCATGCGCGAGGGTGTGCACACCGTCGGTGAGCTGACCGCCCGTTCCGAGGCCGATCTGCTCGACATCCGCAACTTCGGGCAGAAGTCCATCGACGAGGTCAAGGCCAAGCTCGCCGATCTCGGACTGTCGCTGAAGGATTCCCCGGCCGGGTTCGACCCGTCGGCCATCGAGTCCTACTCCGACGACTTCGGCGACCAGTACTGA
- the rpsK gene encoding 30S ribosomal protein S11: MATKTRQAAARKPRRKDKKNIVNGQAHIKSTFNNTIVSITDPTGAVISWASAGQVGFKGSRKSTPYAAQMAAEAAARQAQDHGMKKVDVFVKGPGSGRETAIRSLTATGLEVGSIQDVTPQPHNGTRPAKRRRV; encoded by the coding sequence ATGGCAACCAAGACCCGTCAGGCCGCTGCGCGCAAGCCGCGCCGCAAGGACAAGAAGAACATCGTCAACGGCCAGGCACACATCAAGAGCACGTTCAACAACACGATCGTGTCGATCACGGACCCGACCGGTGCCGTCATCTCCTGGGCCTCCGCCGGGCAGGTCGGCTTCAAGGGCTCGCGCAAGTCGACCCCGTACGCCGCCCAGATGGCCGCCGAGGCCGCCGCGCGCCAGGCGCAGGACCACGGCATGAAGAAGGTCGACGTCTTCGTGAAGGGCCCGGGCTCCGGCCGCGAGACCGCGATCCGCTCGCTGACGGCGACCGGCCTCGAGGTCGGCTCGATCCAGGACGTCACCCCGCAGCCGCACAACGGCACCCGTCCGGCCAAGCGCCGCCGCGTCTGA
- the rpsM gene encoding 30S ribosomal protein S13 codes for MARLVGVDLPREKRLEVALTYIFGMGRTRALETLAATGVPGDKRVRELTDEELVQLRDHIEENYRTEGDLRREVAADIRRKVEIGSYQGLRHRRGLPVHGQRTKTNARTRKGPKRTVAGKKKTR; via the coding sequence ATGGCACGTCTGGTGGGAGTGGACCTTCCGCGCGAGAAGCGCCTCGAAGTCGCCCTGACGTACATCTTCGGCATGGGCCGTACCCGTGCGCTCGAGACCCTGGCCGCGACCGGCGTCCCCGGTGACAAGCGAGTGCGCGAGCTGACGGACGAGGAGCTCGTCCAGCTGCGCGACCACATCGAGGAGAACTACCGCACCGAGGGCGATCTGCGCCGCGAGGTCGCCGCTGACATCCGTCGCAAGGTCGAGATCGGCAGCTACCAGGGCCTGCGCCACCGTCGCGGCCTGCCGGTCCACGGTCAGCGCACGAAGACCAACGCGCGCACCCGCAAGGGTCCCAAGCGCACCGTCGCCGGCAAGAAGAAGACCCGCTGA
- the rpmJ gene encoding 50S ribosomal protein L36 → MKVKPSVKPICDSCKVIRRHARVMVICSNPRHKQRQG, encoded by the coding sequence ATGAAGGTCAAGCCGAGCGTCAAGCCGATCTGTGACAGCTGCAAGGTGATCCGTCGCCACGCGCGCGTCATGGTCATCTGCTCGAACCCCCGTCACAAGCAGCGCCAGGGCTGA
- the infA gene encoding translation initiation factor IF-1 — MAKKDGVIEVEGRVVEALANARFRVELDNGHMVLAHISGKMRQHYIRILPEDRVVVELSPYDLDRGRIVYRYK; from the coding sequence ATGGCGAAGAAGGACGGCGTGATCGAGGTCGAGGGTCGAGTCGTGGAGGCGCTCGCGAACGCGCGTTTCCGGGTCGAGCTCGACAACGGGCACATGGTGCTCGCGCACATCTCCGGGAAGATGCGCCAGCACTACATCCGCATCCTTCCCGAGGACCGCGTGGTCGTCGAGCTGAGCCCCTACGATCTCGACCGGGGCCGCATCGTGTACCGCTACAAGTGA